From Streptomyces qinzhouensis, one genomic window encodes:
- a CDS encoding alpha/beta fold hydrolase: MPALLQYRIDGPDDAPVLVLGPSLGATWHMWDRQVADLSREWRVVRYDLPGHGGAPAEPAESVAELADRLLATLDAVGVQRFGYAGCSIGGAVGLDLALRRPDRVGSLALVAASPRFGTADEFRGRGVIVRTNGLEPVALAAPAAWFTEVFAAAQPAIVEWAVQMVRTTDPACYIAACEALATFDVRTELGRVAVPALVLVGAEDQVTGPAEARTLVAGIPDARLALVPGASHLAPVEQPAAVTDLLVQHFSTAPQDTLTAIPLQPQPAAPVSPAAPPAVPAVAAVPAGAGAPEPVGRPDPYEPGMKTRREVLGDAYVDAATAGDEHFTAEFQELVTRYAWGEVWNREGLDRRTRSAVTMTALVAGGHLEELAVHVRAALRNGLTPGEIKEILIHTAVYCGVPAANAAFGVARAVVREETTPRS, translated from the coding sequence GTGCCCGCCCTTCTCCAGTACCGGATCGACGGACCCGACGACGCGCCCGTACTCGTCCTCGGCCCGTCCCTGGGAGCGACCTGGCACATGTGGGACCGGCAGGTCGCCGATCTGTCCCGGGAGTGGCGGGTGGTCCGCTACGACCTGCCGGGACACGGCGGAGCCCCCGCCGAGCCCGCGGAGTCGGTCGCCGAACTCGCCGACCGGCTGCTGGCCACCCTCGACGCCGTCGGCGTCCAGCGCTTCGGCTACGCGGGCTGCTCCATCGGCGGCGCCGTCGGCCTCGATCTGGCGCTGCGCCGGCCGGACCGGGTGGGTTCGCTGGCACTGGTCGCCGCGTCGCCCCGGTTCGGTACGGCGGACGAGTTCCGCGGACGCGGGGTGATCGTCCGGACCAACGGCCTGGAACCGGTCGCCCTGGCCGCGCCCGCCGCCTGGTTCACCGAGGTCTTCGCCGCCGCCCAGCCCGCGATCGTGGAGTGGGCCGTCCAGATGGTCCGTACCACCGACCCCGCCTGCTACATCGCCGCCTGCGAGGCGCTGGCGACCTTCGACGTCCGCACCGAACTGGGCCGGGTCGCCGTCCCGGCCCTGGTGCTCGTGGGCGCCGAGGACCAGGTGACCGGACCGGCCGAGGCCCGGACCCTGGTCGCCGGGATACCGGACGCCCGGCTCGCGCTGGTGCCGGGGGCGAGCCACCTCGCGCCGGTGGAGCAGCCCGCGGCCGTCACGGACCTGCTCGTACAGCACTTCTCCACCGCCCCGCAGGACACCCTCACGGCCATTCCCCTCCAGCCGCAGCCCGCCGCGCCGGTGTCCCCGGCCGCCCCGCCGGCCGTCCCGGCCGTGGCCGCGGTGCCCGCCGGGGCCGGGGCACCGGAGCCGGTGGGCCGCCCCGATCCGTACGAACCGGGCATGAAGACTCGCCGGGAGGTCCTCGGGGACGCCTATGTGGACGCGGCCACCGCCGGCGACGAGCACTTCACGGCCGAGTTCCAGGAGCTGGTCACCCGCTATGCCTGGGGCGAGGTCTGGAACCGGGAGGGCCTGGACCGGCGCACCCGCAGCGCCGTGACGATGACCGCCCTGGTGGCCGGCGGGCATCTGGAGGAGCTGGCGGTCCATGTCCGGGCGGCACTGCGCAATGGACTGACGCCCGGCGAGATCAAGGAGATCCTCATCCACACGGCCGTGTACTGCGGAGTGCCGGCCGCGAACGCCGCCTTCGGCGTCGCCCGTGCCGTTGTACGGGAGGAGACCACTCCGCGCTCGTAG